In a genomic window of Magnolia sinica isolate HGM2019 chromosome 14, MsV1, whole genome shotgun sequence:
- the LOC131224848 gene encoding protein DEHYDRATION-INDUCED 19 homolog 2-like isoform X1 yields MESDSWTARFTSKRHQSTLQSRSDLYLAFEEMDGDDDSRAEFSCPFCSEDFDIVGLCCHIDDEHPVEAKSGVCPVCAVRVGMDMVGHITMQHGQFFKMQRRRRFRKGSSGSHSTLSLLRKELREGHLHSLLGGSSCVVPSSTAPDPLLSSFIYNLPMIDTLKDLESHSTDEGSSSKKNVDEKVVESTEPSLSEKDQEEEEEKGRKCEFVQELLLSTFLDDTL; encoded by the exons ATGGAATCCGATTCATGGACCGCTCGTTTCACATCCAAACGACACCAATCTACACTCCAATCGCGATCTG ATCTGTACCTTGCTTTTGAAGAAATGGACGGCGACGATGATTCAAGGGCGGAGTTTTCCTGTCCGTTCTGTTCGGAGGATTTTGATATCGTCGGTCTGTGCTGTCATATCGACGATGAGCATCCTGTCGAGGCGAAAAGTGGG GTGTGCCCTGTTTGTGCGGTCAGGGTGGGGATGGACATGGTTGGACACATAACCATGCAGCATGGACAGTTCTTCAAGAT GCAGCGTAGGAGGAGATTTCGTAAAGGTTCATCAGGGTCTCATTCAACACTTTCTTTACTGAGAAAGGAGCTCCGAGAAGGACATCTACATTCTCTTCTTGGGGGGTCTTCATGTGTAGTTCCTTCCAGCACAGCTCCAGATCCGCTGTTGTCATCCTTTATTTACAATTTGCCTATGATCGACACTTTGAAAGATTTAGAATCTCATTCTACAGATGAAGGAAGCTCCAGTaagaaaaatgtggatgagaAAGTTGTAGAAAG CACTGAGCCGTCTCTATCAGAAAAAGaccaggaggaggaggaggagaagggtAGAAAGTGTGAATTCGTGCAGGAGCTTCTGCTGTCGACCTTCCTCGATGACACTTTATGA
- the LOC131224848 gene encoding protein DEHYDRATION-INDUCED 19 homolog 2-like isoform X2, with protein MESDSWTARFTSKRHQSTLQSRSDLYLAFEEMDGDDDSRAEFSCPFCSEDFDIVGLCCHIDDEHPVEAKSGRRRRFRKGSSGSHSTLSLLRKELREGHLHSLLGGSSCVVPSSTAPDPLLSSFIYNLPMIDTLKDLESHSTDEGSSSKKNVDEKVVESTEPSLSEKDQEEEEEKGRKCEFVQELLLSTFLDDTL; from the exons ATGGAATCCGATTCATGGACCGCTCGTTTCACATCCAAACGACACCAATCTACACTCCAATCGCGATCTG ATCTGTACCTTGCTTTTGAAGAAATGGACGGCGACGATGATTCAAGGGCGGAGTTTTCCTGTCCGTTCTGTTCGGAGGATTTTGATATCGTCGGTCTGTGCTGTCATATCGACGATGAGCATCCTGTCGAGGCGAAAAGTGGG CGTAGGAGGAGATTTCGTAAAGGTTCATCAGGGTCTCATTCAACACTTTCTTTACTGAGAAAGGAGCTCCGAGAAGGACATCTACATTCTCTTCTTGGGGGGTCTTCATGTGTAGTTCCTTCCAGCACAGCTCCAGATCCGCTGTTGTCATCCTTTATTTACAATTTGCCTATGATCGACACTTTGAAAGATTTAGAATCTCATTCTACAGATGAAGGAAGCTCCAGTaagaaaaatgtggatgagaAAGTTGTAGAAAG CACTGAGCCGTCTCTATCAGAAAAAGaccaggaggaggaggaggagaagggtAGAAAGTGTGAATTCGTGCAGGAGCTTCTGCTGTCGACCTTCCTCGATGACACTTTATGA